In Sparus aurata unplaced genomic scaffold, fSpaAur1.1, whole genome shotgun sequence, the genomic stretch TTTGTGTTGCTGTGGAGCTGCAGACTCTCTCTGTTACACTGACTGAGAAGTTTCTCTTCACACAGTTTAACATTCGTGTTCTGTAAACCAGCAGAAACGGGCCTCTGCAGACCTCTGACGTCATCACAGTGGGCGTGTCTCTTGTGTCGCTGGGTCACGTGTGAGCCTGCAGAGGAAGTGGGAGGAGCTTGTGTCAGTGCGTACACAGGTCAGCCTCTGCTCTGCACGagagtctgcagcagcagcagcagcacaggaccaggaccagaaccagaaccaggacTGTGCAGGACCACAGAGTCTCACTCACAGGGATGGACCAGAAGAAAGCCGTCCTCTTCAACTTCTGGGGAGTTGTTGTCTCTTCCAGACCTCATGCTGTTTTCCACAAGTTGGAGCAGTTGCACAACCTGCCGGGGTAAGAAACAGTCGCACCACCTCTGCTGTCAGACAGTTCACCTGTCCAGATCAGACGAGACATTCATCCTCTCAACAACTCTCTGTGTCAGGAAACTGTAAAGACCTGTGAAATCATCTGCTCAGACTGGAACGTTTTCTCAAACGCAACAGGACAAGTTCATGCTTTGTTCTGTGAAAACGTGATTTGACTTGCAAAAGAGTTCAGATGAACTCTGACACACTGCTGAGTTTCAGCCCTGCACTGTTGTTTCTCTCGTTACTAGATGCACTGTTAGAATGCAAAtgattgtttctgtgtgacagGAATCAGAGCTCAGCTCGATCACAGCCTCAAGTCTTCAGCAAGTTTCAATtatgtgttaaaatgttgaaataatgTGTTATAAAGTCATAAGTCTGAGATAAAAGTCAAATTTATGAGATAGAAGTCAAAAATATGATATAAAAGGTCAAAAATATGAGATAAACGTCGGAATAACACGATCATTATGAGATAAAACATCATAATTATGAGACACAAAGGCCTCTCGGCACACCTGCCGCACCTTGACCACCCACCtacactgatgatgtcactgaaagCTGCAGCACGATGTGATTGTGATGTAACGATCTGGTTCTTTGTCTGGTCTTGGTGGTTTTCAGTGGTTTCCTGTCCAGTGTGGCGTCCCAGCAGGACGGCGCCATGAGCCGGGCTGAGCGCGGCGAGGTGACGCTCTCTCAGGTGAGCGAGCTACACATGGTTGTTTGGCCCGGCTGCTGTCTTCTGGTCCTGatgatgaaactgtgtgtgtgcagatgatCCCGGCGTTCGAGGccgagtgtgtgaaggaggcCCAGGTCCGGGCCGTGACTCTGCCGCCTGATTGGTCGGTGGGACtcctgctggaggagctcagagaggcGATGATGGAGGTCCGACCAGCCGTGCTGAAGACGGCTGCCAGTCTGAGACACAGTGGTCTGTATGACAGTGAccccagaaccagaaccagaaccagaatcaCTATAGAAACTGTTCCTGTCGccagtaggtggcgctctgACTAGAATTTAATATCGGCTAGTAGATGTCGTCTTGTCAAACAGttacacagaaacaaaacttTTACTCTCAGAGGTCTGAAGTTTGCAGCTTAAATCTCAGCAGTTTGTAAAAGTAGCACGTTGGAAAATTGCGCGATAGGAGCTAAAATTGGCCACTAAAttaaaaatggctgacttcctgtttggttTAGCTCCTGGCAGCAAGAGACTTTGTTTCCCGTCTCCAGATGTTACATGTGCCTGTCAGATTTTATACATCTGGGTGAAATGTGACATGAGGGCTGCACAGATTAATCGTTGCTTAAATCCTGACGCACCAGAAGAAGTCTGAGCTGGCGTTCTCCTCCCATCAGGGTTGCTGACGGCCGTGCTGGCCAATCATTGGCTGGATGACCGCACGGCTGCAGACGGCCCAGCCcgccttctctctctgctgggcGGCCATTTTGACCTGGTCCTCCAGTCCTGTCGCTCAGGTCACAGGGTCCCCGAGGCGTCCATGTTCAGCCgcgctctgcagcagctgggagTGACGCCACAGCAGGTAGACGACACGGTCTGGTACGTATCTCTGCACAGCCTGCACACAGGTACAAACACCTGTCCGTCTGGTTTCAGGCTGTGTGGGTGGATGCAGAGGAGGACGGTGTGAAGGCAGCGGAGGCCGCGGGGGTGAAGGCCATCCTGGTGGGCGATCTGGACGACGCGCTCAGGAAGCTGGCAGACTTCACAGGAGTTCAGGTTCAGAACTGCAGATCACACGTGGACTTTGTGTCTCACAGTTTTGACCTTTATGGGCTTCCATACAAAAGGTCATCCTGCTCTGctgacaggaagctgctgaGCAGGATGATCTTCTTCATGTTCACACGCCGTCctctctcactgtgtgtttcaggctgtCGGAGCAGAGAGTCCTCCGCcctcctgcaggcctgatgGAGTGTCTCATGGCTACGTCACCATCAGGGTAACTGTCACCTGCAGCACGGCTCTCTACCTGTGGTCTCCTCAGGGCTTTACAGAGGAAAGACGCAGATTAAATCCTGTTTTCTCAACACAATAATgatattttctgtgtgtgtgtgtgtgtgtgtgtgtgtctcagcctGGTGTGACGACTCATTATGTTGAAATGGGCTCAGGTCCACCGGTTCTGCTGTGTCACGGCTTCCCTGAGAGCTGGTTCTCCTGGAGGTTCCAGGTAACAAACTCTTTATCTcagaatgacttttttttaccttttgtcGCAATTGATCTTGAATATTTGAAATCATTTCAACTTTTCCATCTCATAAATGACTTTCTATCTCAAAATGTGCACCTTTTATGTAAAGTTTTCAGGTTTTTATCACACAACTTTGACTTGTATTTCActcttttgacattttagctCATAATTTATCAGAAGTTTGACTTCATTTGATACTTCctctaatttaatttaattcaatttgaaCTTCCTGTTGTGTCACAAGTCTGCACACGTTtatcaaaacaacaaagaagagCAGAACTGTGCAGCTGAACACAGATTCAGTTCGTGTTTATGTATTAATACTAAAGCCAGTgatggaggaagtattcagatcctttactgcagtaaaagtacaaatataaaaatactctgttacaaagTCAGGGAGATGTTCTCTGTGCACAGAAGTCTGAAAGTATCtgacattaaatgtacttaaggaTCAAAAGTAAGTTATGAATATTTGCACATACATATAAACTGTCAGTCGACTGATGAACAGACCTGATATTCAGCActcaggttttctttttttaatctgattttaGAATCTGCTGCTTGGCTCTGCTGCAGTTATCTGCAAATTAACTATTAACTGaagctgtaaaataaatgtggtggagtCGACGtgtaaagaagcagaaaatggaaacacttcagtgaaatatatgtaCGTTCAAACTGCACTTTGTCCCTGATAAGAAGCTTTTGTTTGCAGATTCCAGCTCTGGCAGCAGCAGGATTCAGGGTGTTGGCTCTGGACATGAAGGGCTACGGAGAGTCCACAGCacccacaggtgtgtgtgtgtgtgtgtgtgtgtacgtgtgtgtgtgtgtgtgtgtgtgtgtgtgtgtgtgggttcaaCACTAAATACTGTTTGGATAGAAAAGATTTATGATGAAATCAGCTGGATTGTGCCCGAACACACCGTCAGCACACAAACATCTGGACCGGTTCTGACCCACAcagctcaaacacacagagacacacaggtgctgctgaaggagggcgtgtctctgctgcaggtgcTGAAAACACTCTCACCTGGACTCAGGCACAGGCCACGCCCCCTCCTGCTTCACCAGAAAACAGTCTGGCAAAGTGCAACAAGCTGGTTCCTTCAGGAAACACTgatgagaaataaaagaaaagaaaataactcGATGAGATCAAATTCACAaaagaataatataataatCCTCCAATCGTCATCTTATTGAAAAGGAACATTTCTGACGTACACATCAGAAATGATTTGTGCAgatcttttttattgtttaataaaatgtgaacaTCGCTCAGCTGCAGATTAACTGACAGGTTagaatattaaatcattttgttcAGATGTTATTCGAGACATGATGACAAACGAGCACAACACTGATGTcatgaatcaatgaatgaatgagccaTGTGAgagtgttttattgtgaaagggtGTCTGCAGTcagtctgcaggtgtgtgtcgCCCTCTGCTGGACACTGAGTGTGCTCACCTCTCTTTCACTGTCACTCTCTGACAGACATCGAGGAGTAttctcagcagcagctgtgtcaggTACGTCTGATCAGACACACATCAGCTGTTCAGACTGTTTCATCTCCATCAACaaactgttttctctttgtttccaggATTTAATCACATTCATGGACAGAatggtgagacacacacacacacacacacacatacacacacacatacatacatacatacatacatacatacatacatacatacatacatacacacacacacacacacacacacacacacacacacacacactctacaatGACAGA encodes the following:
- the LOC115578017 gene encoding bifunctional epoxide hydrolase 2-like; this translates as MDQKKAVLFNFWGVVVSSRPHAVFHKLEQLHNLPGGFLSSVASQQDGAMSRAERGEVTLSQMIPAFEAECVKEAQVRAVTLPPDWSVGLLLEELREAMMEVRPAVLKTAASLRHSGLLTAVLANHWLDDRTAADGPARLLSLLGGHFDLVLQSCRSGHRVPEASMFSRALQQLGVTPQQAVWVDAEEDGVKAAEAAGVKAILVGDLDDALRKLADFTGVQAVGAESPPPSCRPDGVSHGYVTIRPGVTTHYVEMGSGPPVLLCHGFPESWFSWRFQIPALAAAGFRVLALDMKGYGESTAPTDIEEYSQQQLCQDLITFMDRMSIPQVTLIGHDWGGALVWTMAQFYPERVRAVASLNTPLFPVDPSVCPAEKVKNIPIFDYQVYFQKPGAAEAELEKDLERTFKIFFFSSTEAAERPEISTAGVCARGGLLVGQPDEVPRSSMLTEADLQYYVSQYRERGFRGPLNWYRNGDVDWRWMCSRPTAKLLMPALMVTAGKDQVLLPAMSKGMEKMIPNLTRGHIEECGHWTQMERPEETNKILISWLKDTHKKEGGVSVSPKL